The proteins below come from a single Pirellulales bacterium genomic window:
- a CDS encoding helix-turn-helix domain-containing protein yields MKIDASDIADLRPIISAAVVAVMEELRQSELAQSSRLAYPEPEAAALLGVRPHCLRDARLRGEISASRVGKKTVYQRGELLRFLEQQKL; encoded by the coding sequence GTGAAGATCGACGCCAGCGATATCGCCGACCTTCGCCCCATAATCAGCGCGGCCGTCGTGGCCGTGATGGAGGAGCTGCGCCAATCAGAGCTGGCCCAATCGAGCCGGCTCGCGTACCCCGAGCCCGAGGCCGCGGCATTGCTGGGCGTTCGGCCGCATTGCTTGCGCGACGCCAGGCTGCGCGGCGAGATATCGGCCAGCAGGGTAGGCAAAAAAACCGTTTACCAGCGGGGCGAGCTGCTGCGCTTTCTCGAGCAGCAGAAGCTGTGA